TTCAGGCCCCAGGGGTTTTCAAAGTCCTTGCGCATCATGATCATCCCGCCTCTTGGCCCGCGCAGGGTTTTGTGGGTGGTAGTGGTCACAATGTGGCAATGGTCAAACGGATCGTTCAGCAAACCGGTGGCAATTAAACCGGCCGGGTGTGAAATATCAGCTAACAGCAGAGCGCCTACGGCATCAGCGGCTTCGCGCAGGGCTTGATAGTCCCAGTCACGGGAGTAGGCAGAGGCACCGCAGATGATCAGTTTCGGTTTTTCGCGCTCAGCTACCTCTCTAATTTTAGAAAAATCAATCTCGCCGGTCTCGGGCTCCACGCCGTAAAACACCGGCTGGTACAATTTACCCGAGAAGTTCACCGGTGACCCGTGCGTTAAGTGTCCGCCATGCGACAAGTCGAAACCCAGGATTTTATCACCGGCGTTCAAAATGGCCAGCATCACGGCGGCATTGGCTTGCGCACCAGAGTGCGGCTGTACGTTCACCCATTCTACCTTAAACAGTTCTTTGGCGCGGTCAATGGCCAATTGCTCAGACTGGTCTACAATCTCACAGCCGCCGTAATAGCGCTTGCCAGGTAGGCCCTCGGCGTATTTGTTGGTCATCACGCTGCCCATGGCCTGCATCACCTGCTCAGAAACGAAGTTCTCAGAGGCTATGAGTTCTAAACCGTGCAGCTGGCGCTGGTGCTCTTTCTGGATAAGGTCGAAGATGTGGGAATCGCGTTGCATTCTTGTGTTGTTAGTGGGTGCCCAAAAGTACAGCCAATGTGGCAAATAACCAATGCTTTCTACTAGCTGTGCCCTGGCAAAAAGGCAAACCTGTAGAAAGCGTACTTTTTTATGATTACAGGTTGGTCAGGTGCATTTACCATTGTCTGAATTTCCGTTTTCGAGCTCATTTTCAGAAATGGGGCCAAAAACGGAAATACGGCAATGCGCCCAGACTTTGAAAGTAGCTGCGAACCCCTGAGCGCCGCCCTGGCTAAAAGCAAAGAAGCCCAAAGCATGGGCTCTGGGCTTCTTTTTAATTGAGAAGGAATTACCTATTGGCGTACAATGCGCGTGCGCTCAATTTGGCCGTTTAGGTCAGTGAGCAAGATATACATGCCGGCCTTCACTTTAGGCCCTACCTGTACCTCATATTCGCCGCTGCCTTTGTTCACCTTTATCTTTTTCTCCAGAACGGTTTCACCGTATTCGTTCACCAGTTTTACCACCATGTCACCCGCCTTCTCAGCAGAGACGGACACTTTAAGCCTGTCTGTGAATGGGTTAGGAGAAACCTGTGGCGAAGTGGATTTGTTTTCTACCGCAATGGTTTGGCTATAGGTGAAAGAGCCATCTGTTTTCACGCGCTTCAGACGGTAGTAGGTGGCGGCACCAGCAGCGGGGCTGAAGTCTTCAGCGTCATACACGGCCACGGCGGCCTTGCTGCTGTTTTTCTGCTGCACGCTTTCCACTAAGGTAAACTCTTTGGCATCTGCGCTGGCGGCGGCTTCCACATCAAAGTGCGCCGTGGTGGCATCTGCGGCAGTTTTCCATTTCAACTTCACGGTTTTGGCATTTCTGTGACCGGTGAAATCTATCTGCTCCAGTACAATAGGTGCTTCTTCTTTAGGAGGTTCAGGCGCTATCACAGGAACAGATGCTACAAAGTCCATGGCAACGGTACCTGTGTGCAGGTAAAACTCACCCAGGC
This region of Rufibacter sp. LB8 genomic DNA includes:
- the glyA gene encoding serine hydroxymethyltransferase, whose protein sequence is MQRDSHIFDLIQKEHQRQLHGLELIASENFVSEQVMQAMGSVMTNKYAEGLPGKRYYGGCEIVDQSEQLAIDRAKELFKVEWVNVQPHSGAQANAAVMLAILNAGDKILGFDLSHGGHLTHGSPVNFSGKLYQPVFYGVEPETGEIDFSKIREVAEREKPKLIICGASAYSRDWDYQALREAADAVGALLLADISHPAGLIATGLLNDPFDHCHIVTTTTHKTLRGPRGGMIMMRKDFENPWGLKTPKGETRMMSALLDSGVFPGTQGGPLEHVIAAKAVAFFEALTPSYKEYTLQVQKNAQALAKSLVDRGYKLISSGTDNHLMLIDLRSKNLTGKLAENTLIKADITINKNMVPFDDKSPFVTSGIRIGSAAVTTRGLKEQDMDRIVDYIDRVLMNHDNDTIIGQTRSEINAWMEQFPLFSY